One window from the genome of Cryptomeria japonica chromosome 6, Sugi_1.0, whole genome shotgun sequence encodes:
- the LOC131077513 gene encoding uncharacterized protein LOC131077513 produces the protein MVAISNKYQRFLKGEYVPVYMTFGGILMSTSLGLFTAMKELVTAPNVMVSKRKRKEIPEVEEPEYVLDKSEAFVSNSIFRRLAKNSGSYEDLRRRMSSGLSFTDRERRF, from the exons ATGGTTGCAATCTCAAACAAGTATCAAAG GTTTTTGAAAGGAGAGTATGTTCCTGTGTATATGACTTTTGGAGGCATATTGATGTCTACATCTTTGGGATTGTTCACTGCAATGAAGGAACTTGTCACTGCTCCAAATGTCATGGTTAGCAAAAGGAAGAGAAAGGAGATTCCTGAAGTAGAAGAGCCTGAATATGTTCTTGATAAGTCTGAGGCATTTGTAAGTAACAGCATATTCAGAAGATTGGCGAAAAATTCAGGGTCTTATGAAGATCTTAGAAGAAGAATGTCTTCTGGATTATCTTTCACTGATCGAG AGAGAAGATTCTAA